The following nucleotide sequence is from Aspergillus luchuensis IFO 4308 DNA, chromosome 1, nearly complete sequence.
CGATACCGAACACGCTCAACACTATTCCCAGATACATCGGCCGTTTCTCTAACGGAACGCTCAGCCCAACGATGCTGAGAGCGCCTTGATATagaccagcagcaccaacccCGGTGATCGCTCGACCGACAATAAAAGCCGTGGAGCTCGGACTAGCAGCGCATAGTACGGATCCCGCTTCTCAGGTCAACATGGTAGACACGAAGTGTAAACAGTCAGTAGACTCACCTTCAAACAGAACGGCGACACTAAGATAGGTTGCCTTTGCATCGAAGAGCTGGAACACATTGCCAAAGGCGGGTTGAAACGCTGTGACCGTCAGAAGATAGGCTGAGCCATACCAACCCACATCATCAAAGGCTTGGAATGTAGTGGAGATACTGGGCACAGCGACACTGATGATTGTAGTGTCGAGAGCAACCAGAAAAGTTCCACAACACAAGGACACGATAACGATGGCTAGCCGCCATGTCTCCGTTGGTGTTGTAGCCTGGTTTGCCGAACCTTCAGATTGAATGGAGTTGGTTTCCTCCATCGATATCTGAGCTGTTGATGGCTTTTCTGTGTCAACAGCCATCTTTGGGAAGTCGACCGGTTAATCGCGATAGTATGCAAGGGAAGAGGACAAGGAGTCATGAGGAACAAGAGGCGATCAAGACGCCCAACTTAAACATACATAGCAACATCGGTCTCAGCCTGTGTTAGGCTGACAGCCCACTTACTGTGCGACTCGAAAAGCATCTTGGACACGAATCATGCATGCAAGGAGCAATGGGGCCACGGAAGGAAGACGTTGCAGGCACGCGGGAGTGTCTCGGACTTGGTCGGGATTTTAACTACTAACCTTTCTGATCCCCCTGCGATAAGCGGTAAATACAGTATCGAAAATACATACAGATTTACCAGTACCAAAAACACCTTGAAAATACCAATTACTACCTCACCACCCACTTCGGGGGCTGAAACCACAACCCGCATCTCGTATATGCATCATACCGCCTGCTCTGTACAACATAGGCAACCTGACTAATTATAGCGCATTGCCGACCGCTTGGCTGCACCAGGTCGCACTATTTGCCTTGTAAAAGTCCGACAACGCTCACAGGGACCACCGAGTCATTGAGACCAGCGTTGGATCGATACAACATCGGATAAAGATATGCAGGAAAAGACCAGACCAAAAAGCTTCCGACCCAGAGAAATCCAAATATCCGTTCACCACGGGACGCCGTCCAGTTGCGGGACGGCCCGCCACCGCGAAGTATAACAGAGTAGGCGTTGACGGCCAGATCTTCCAGCATTAATCCGAAGGCCTGCGTGCAGAAGAATTGCACCGCCCCAGAGCTAGAGGGCGATAGCCCCGATGACAGGTCAATGAGTAAGTGCATGAAAGCGGAGGTTGCAAACACCATCACGACCTTGGCATATCGGTCGGCGAGCGTCCCTGGCTGGAAGCGAAAGACATCGCGTGCAAAAAATCGAGAGATCGCACGGAATTTGTGGGAATTTGATTGGTGCCACACGCGACTATGCCGGCATTAGTTCAATAccaaaaaataaatcagaGGTGAAGGGGGGTTTTACCTCCAAAGTCTTCGCAGGCTATACGCATCCGACAAGGCTCCGTAGAATGGAGGCCAGTCCTGCGGCTTACTCCACCTCGCAAGAACGCTGGTGAATGCAAAGAGATAATAGAAACCACCCTGGCTGGCCAATAAGCCTATGCCAGCCGCAATGCCCGAAAAGACTCGGATGACGATCTCTTCCGTAGTGATTTCGGAAATCCTCCGAAACAGCGGCACACGAGAAGCAATGAGGAAGCGAGATCCCACCTCAGGATCGCCCATCGAGCCTAGCACATCGAGGCCCAGATAACTGAGGAGGATAATTCCCGCAGATCGACGGAGGAATGCGGCTCGGTCGCAGGTGACCGCTTCAGGAATGTGGTGCACTTGCTCAGACGTTCCAATGCATCGCGCATTGAAGGCCGCCCAGATACCAAACCGTACACGGGCCACCCAGGTCGAGTTTAGCGTCTTGGGTGACTTTGTCGGGGAGGGGTCAACAAATTCCCACCGTGTCAACAACCCTATGTCGATATAGTGAAGCAGTAACATGACCGAATAACCGCCTGCGAGGCTGGCCCATGGTGTCCGTACAAAGTATCCCAAGGAGGTGGAGATGCAATGGCCAGTGCATAGCGCAACAATCACCAATGCGCCAGGCCTCAGGCTTGACAGGGCCGAGGTGAATCCCAGAGTGgtcaccaccacggccgtTTGAAGAGCAATTGTTAAGAAAGGATTCAAGGGCATTTTCATACTCTAATGCTGGTCTTGGGGGTTGCAGCTGTCGCAAAGTAATAGCAAATAGCGGACAAAGCAGGGAGGTAATGAATGTATTGTAGGTCAAGGGAAAAGATCAGGTCTTGTGAAAAGGGGGAATAGAAGCTGGCAATGTACCTATGGCCCAACCAAACAAAGAAGCAGGGATTATTGGACACTTATTGGCCTAAAGTTGGGCAAATGACTGAGCAAGGGGGAAACCCTTGCAGCTGGCACATCCCGGTCCAGTCTACTTGGTGATCGTGGGTAGTCACAGCCTTCTTTCATTGCAAGATtttgaaaagaaaacaaagtaTCCGGTAAGGCTTGCGTTACAAGTGTCAATGACCTGGACACCGTTTTTGCATAACCGACGCCTCGTCCATTACACTTAGTGCTTACTCCAGACCCCGCCTGTCGATCAATTACCCTACCCGTCTCACCTCATATGGTAGTTAATAGATTCATCGTCTTGAATGAGAGTTGAGACTAATCCCAGTGCAAATGGATGAATAGGCTGATATGGGTATCTGAAACACACTGCACACCTTGAATTATGTAAATCATACTTTCGTTTTCGCCCCCACTCCTCTTCCAAGTTTCTACACCTGATTACCATTGGTAAGAAGGGCTTCTCTAAGCCTTAGTGATAATCCATTGGCTTCCCTACATGGTCTCTCGCCAGGCTTTTCGGAGGGCTGTGTGCTGCTGATGGAAGCAATGATGCAATGACGGGAAATTTTGGTCAGATGAAGCCTACAAGGCACCCACTGTTGCCGTCAGATGTGTCCTCGTCGTGTGCTTACCTTGACTCGTAAGATATCGCTGGGGTGAGATTTGGCAATCGTGATACTATCAGTGGTAACAAGCACATTACTCGTGGGTTGCTTAGGGGCCAATAGTGGTCAGGGAGAATAGCTGGGGAAGAGTAGCAGGtcgtaaaatatataagcatCTCTGCAAGTACACACGGAAGTGTCCAAGTTGAGCTTGACTTCCACGGCACGCGAGGATTAGCATCAGTTCTGACTATGCTTGCGGATATGCTTTATAGCAGCAGCCTGGCACTATGCCAGATGCTGGATACCAGGCGCACGTCTTACCTTGTGGCAACCCTATGGATCATTTGGCAGCTGATCAAGCTGCTCAAGATGTATAGCA
It contains:
- a CDS encoding wax synthase family protein (COG:S;~EggNog:ENOG410PHD3;~InterPro:IPR032805;~PFAM:PF13813;~TransMembrane:6 (n8-19c23/24o33-55i62-83o188-213i280-297o309-331i352-371o)), whose amino-acid sequence is MKMPLNPFLTIALQTAVVVTTLGFTSALSSLRPGALVIVALCTGHCISTSLGYFVRTPWASLAGGYSVMLLLHYIDIGLLTRWEFVDPSPTKSPKTLNSTWVARVRFGIWAAFNARCIGTSEQVHHIPEAVTCDRAAFLRRSAGIILLSYLGLDVLGSMGDPEVGSRFLIASRVPLFRRISEITTEEIVIRVFSGIAAGIGLLASQGGFYYLFAFTSVLARWSKPQDWPPFYGALSDAYSLRRLWSRVWHQSNSHKFRAISRFFARDVFRFQPGTLADRYAKVVMVFATSAFMHLLIDLSSGLSPSSSGAVQFFCTQAFGLMLEDLAVNAYSVILRGGGPSRNWTASRGERIFGFLWVGSFLVWSFPAYLYPMLYRSNAGLNDSVVPVSVVGLLQGK